Part of the Leptolyngbya sp. BL0902 genome, TTTGAGGCCCATCGATTCGTAGGCAATCGTACCCGCATAGGCGATTAAATCGGCCCAGCTCAGTTGGTTGCCGTACTTCTTTTTGATTGGCCACAGCAGCCGACGAGCCTTATCCAAATTGGTATTATCGGGCCAAGAATTGAGCGGCGCAAACCGCTGATTTCCGGTGCCTGCCCCGCCGCGTCCGTCAGCAATCCGATACGTACCTGCCGCGTGCCAAGTAAGGCGAATCATCAGCCCGCCATAGTGGCCCCAATCCGCTGGCCACCAGGGTTGGCTATCGGTCAGCAGGGCGTGTAAATCCTGCTTAAGGGCCTCAACGTCAAGTTTCTTAACTTCCTCCCGATAGTTAAAGTTAGTGCCTAGGGGATTCGTTTTGCTATCATGCTGGCTCAAAATATCCAGATTTAGCGCCTTGGGCCACCAATCCATCTGGGCCATGCTGGGTGTAGTGACAGCACCGTGCATTATCGGGCACTTTCCACGAGAAGTGCTCATAGTTTCATCCATATTGAATATCCTCTAATGAGTGATTGATGAGTATTTTTATCGCCACCATTTTCCTATGAATAGATCCGGCAATCTTAGGTTTTAAGGAAATCATCACAGTTGAGACAAATAGGCTCTCAATTCTGCCAGAAGTTCTTACGAAAACAGCGCTTCCTCGGCAAGGAAGCGCTGTTTTGAAACACCGTCAAGGACTAAGTCACTAGAAACTAGCCGTTGATCACAGGGGCTTGGAGGGTGACGGGGGTAACTTCACCCGCAGAGGCCAGGTCGAGGGGGAAGTTATGAGCATTGCGCTCGTGCATCACTTCCATGCCCAGGTTGGCGCGGTTGATCACGTCCGCCCAGGTGCCAATCACGCGGCCTTGGCTGTCCAGGATGGACTGGTTGAAGTTGAACCCGTTCAGGTTGAAGGCCATGGTGCTGATGCCCAGGGCGGTGAACCAGATGCCAACCACGGGCCATGCGCCCAGGAAGAAGTGCAGAGAACGGCTGTTGTTGAAGCTGGCGTATTGGAAGATCAACCGACCGAAATAGCCGTGGGCGGCCACGATGTTGTAGGTCTCTTCCTCTTGGCCAAACTTGTAGCCGTAGTTCTGAGATTCGGTCTCGGTGGTTTCACGCACCAGAGAGGACGTCACCAGAGAGCCGTGCATGGCGGAGAACAAGCTGCCACCGAACACAGCCGCCACCCCCAGCATATGGAAGGGGTGCATCAGGATGTTGTGCTCTGCTTGGAACACCAGCATGAAGTTGAAGGTACCGGAAATCCCCAGGGGCATCCCGTCAGAGAAGGAGCCTTGGCCGATGGGGTAGATCAGGAACACAGCGGTGGCAGAGGCCAGGGGCGCGGAGTAGGCCACGCAAATCCAGGGGCGCATCCCCAGACGGTAGCTCAGTTCCCACTGACGACCGAGGTAGCAGAAGCAACCGATCAAAAAGTGGAAAATGATCAACTGGTAGGGGCCACCGTTGTACAGCCACTCATCCAGGGAAGCGGCTTCCCAGATGGGGTAGAAGTGTAGACCAATGGCGTTGGAAGAAGGCACAACCGCGCCAGAAATGATGTTGTTGCCAAACATCAAAGAACCCGCTACGGGCTCACGAATGCCGTCGATGTCAACCGCAGGGGCCGCGATGAAGGCGATTACAAAGCAGATGGTTGCAGTTAGCAGGGTGGGGATCATAATCACACCGAACCAGCCAATATATAGGCGGTTTTCGGTGCTGGTAATCCACTGACAAAACTGCTCCCAGATGCCCACGCTATCGCGGGAACGAAGGGAAGTCGTCATGATTAAAAAGCCAATAAATGAATAAGAGCCGAACAGGATAGAGAATGATTAAGGATGCCTATCCTGTTGGCCATCGTAAAGTTTCCCTCGCAATTTCAAAAGCCCCGATCAGAAAAGTTTATTTCGTTGTACAAAAGTAAATAGCCTGTTGTAAAACGAAATATTTTTGCGATCACAATCTGTATTTCCGTTGCAAAAGGTAACGCATCAGCCCGGTGGCCAATGCATACCCCGCCCACCCATCAGGTGAAAATGTAGGTGGAACACGGTTTGTCCGCCCTCTTCGCCAATGTTGGTAACAACCCGATAGCCCTTTTCGGTCAGCCCCTCTTGGTCAGCGATCTGCTTGATGGTGATCAAGATATGCCCCAGCACGGCTTTATCCTCGGCGGTGACATCGGCCAAACTGGGGATAGGCTGCTTGGGAATAACCAGAATATGGGTCGGGGCCTGGGGGACAATGTCTCGAAAAGCAAGGCAGAGATCGTCTTCGTAGACGATGGTGGCGGGAATTTCCCGGCGAATAATTTTGCCAAAAATGGTGTCGCCGCTCATGGAAAGCTCGATAAACAACCGTTGCCATTCTCCCACAGGACTTCCGATCCCTTGCCCTGGGGAGGCCAGAATGAGGGACACCGCTGGCCTGAAGTCTGGCATTGCTCCCACGGATTTCCTAGGGCGCGATTTTCCCAGGCCGTTCGCCTCCCCCAGCCTTCATGCCCCTAACGGGAGCCCAGATGGGATAGATCCAGGGTGCCAAAGTTGATACTAAGGGCGATGTTGACGTTTTCCAGCACTTTCACCAGCCAGTCTACCGCTTCGCTGGAGGCGGTTTCGTAGTGGTTGAAGAGGAGGGAGAAGCGGCGATCTAGGAACGGTCGCACCTTTTGGCAAATCAGCAAAATCCGCAGTAACAGCCCAGTGGTGTTGATGGGGCCGAGGTTGTTGATGAGATCGATAAAAACGTAGTGCTGCTTGCCTGCGTTGGGATCGACCACCAGGAAGTTAAATAGGTTGCTACAGGTTCGCACCCGCAAAAAGTCATCCACGGGCTTGTTGTCGCTGTCGGAGAAGGTGCCGAACAGGTGGTCATGCAGCATACTCTTAAACTGGCGCTGGCCATAACCGGGTTCCACGTCGGCCATGATGTAGTCAAATAGGTCGGCCTTGAAGTCTCGGAAAGTGCTGCCCTGGGGATGATTGGTGAGAAACCGCTGGGCCGTGTCTCGGTAGCTGAGGCTTTGCCCCGGATCCCGGTGGCGGGCAAACTGTTTGAGCGACGTCACCAGTTCTCGATCCGTCAGCAGGGTGGGATTTTGGATCACCCGCAGCCGATCAATGGCCTGAACCTGCCCCAGCCGATGGAGCTGCCGCTGGCGCATCCGGTAGGTGACGTAGTGGGAGAGGTCTACCTCAAACTGATGCTGGGCTTCGGCCTGCATCGTTCGCACAATCTGCTGGTGCTGGAGGTCGCTATCCTCGGTGACGAGGCAGTGCTCATAGAGGTAGGGGTAGCGATTGATGAGAGACCCAAGGGGAACCACAGCATCGGCTTCGTCTGGCTTGGCCTTGGCGGCTTGGCGAGACTCAATGATGCGGGCCAAACGACGGAGAGCTAGGTATTGCTCGGTTTCCCGAAATTCCTTCGCCGCTTGCCGAATTCGGCGCATAGAGCGAGAACGAGACATTTCAGAAACCCGACTGGTGGCGGCGGGCTCGGCCTCAAAGAGGTTGACGA contains:
- the psbA gene encoding photosystem II q(b) protein, whose protein sequence is MTTSLRSRDSVGIWEQFCQWITSTENRLYIGWFGVIMIPTLLTATICFVIAFIAAPAVDIDGIREPVAGSLMFGNNIISGAVVPSSNAIGLHFYPIWEAASLDEWLYNGGPYQLIIFHFLIGCFCYLGRQWELSYRLGMRPWICVAYSAPLASATAVFLIYPIGQGSFSDGMPLGISGTFNFMLVFQAEHNILMHPFHMLGVAAVFGGSLFSAMHGSLVTSSLVRETTETESQNYGYKFGQEEETYNIVAAHGYFGRLIFQYASFNNSRSLHFFLGAWPVVGIWFTALGISTMAFNLNGFNFNQSILDSQGRVIGTWADVINRANLGMEVMHERNAHNFPLDLASAGEVTPVTLQAPVING
- a CDS encoding histidine triad nucleotide-binding protein; this translates as MSGDTIFGKIIRREIPATIVYEDDLCLAFRDIVPQAPTHILVIPKQPIPSLADVTAEDKAVLGHILITIKQIADQEGLTEKGYRVVTNIGEEGGQTVFHLHFHLMGGRGMHWPPG